A window of Opisthocomus hoazin isolate bOpiHoa1 chromosome 3, bOpiHoa1.hap1, whole genome shotgun sequence genomic DNA:
gctgggcagggtgaGTCCAGGGCAATGTGGGGCTGGGCATGACCCATCCtggtgccgtggggctgggcaggatgagtcctgggtgctgtggggctgggcaggacccatCCCGGGCAATGTGGGTCTGGGCAGGATGAATCCCACCCAGAGACTCTCTGAGACGCGTGGGGGTCAGTCCTGCCCCACCCATGGGTCCGGGACCCCCTGTCTTCTCCCCGTGCCcccccacccaccctgtgccGTGGCAGCGGGTGGTGCTgagcccagccccgcccccccaggCGCAGGATGAGGCCCCCGACATGTTCTTCTGCatgaggctgctggaggagacgGGGATCTGCGTGGTGCCAGGCAGCGGGTTCGGGCAGCGCGAAGGCACCTTCCACTTTCGGTGGGTGCCCAGGGGGGGTCATGGGTGGGGGTCGAaggtgggggggtggggctggacaccccccccaatccccccccatATCcccagctgggggagggggcAAGGTCCAGGGGGGGCCGTAGGGAGAAAGGGGGTCTTGGGTGCCCAACGGGTGGTGGTGAGTCTTGGGTGCCCAACGGGTGGTGGAGGGCTTGTTGGGGGGCAGAGATGGGGGGCAGGGGTTCGGGGGGGGTGCTGTGGGGgtctccccccccctccagccccatttccagcccccccaccccctagGATGACCATTCTTCCACCTGCCGAGAAGCTGCAGGTCCTGCTGGAGAAGCTCAGCAGCTTCTACACCAAGTTCGTCCAGGAGTTCTCCTAACGCTGGtggcccctcccccacccccctggcaCCCCAACCCCGCCCGGCACCCACCCCTCCAGCACCCATCTCCCCACTCCAGCACCCAACAGTCCCCACCAGACCCCCagcgccgcgggccgggccccCACCCTGGGTGGTCTTGGTGGTCTCCAAGTGCCTTCAACCTCTTGGTGCCTTCAACCTCCTCGTGCCTTCGCTGGGTGCAGGGGGCACCCAAAGTCCCGGGGCTGGGCCCCCCCACCCACTCTCCCCGTGTCCCCTTGGGGTGGGGGGgccacctctcccctcccccccctcgcccccctcccccATCAATAAAAAGGCCGGATGGAGCCGTGCGTCGCCGACCAccgagcacccatgggtggcccctcgccccctccagcacccagcggtggggggtggctgtggggtggtGGAGGAGTGCGATCTGCGGGGACTTTATTgtgtgggggggacacgggggggacactGGGTGCCCCCGCGTCAGGAGAAGCGGCGCAGGAAGGCGGCGTGGAAGCGGGCGAGGGCAAGCAGCACCCGCGGCAGCATCTCGGCCGGCGGCAGCAGGGACAgcctggggggtgtggggggaggggaggacgaGGGTGCTCCCACCCCCACCCAGATCCATGGTcccgacccccagcccccaccccggTGCTCCCCCACCAGCTTGGCTCCAAGCGCCCAGCCCTGGTGACCTCTCAACTCTTATCCAACGCAACACCCAACCCAACGCCCAACACCCAGCCCCACACCCAACCCccaacacccaacccaacacccaaccccaacacccaacccaacccccaaccccaacccccaaCACAATGTCCAACCCCAAGCCCCAACCCAACCCCCAGCTCCAACCCCCAACCCAACACCTAACCCAGCACCCAACCCAACACCCAACCTAACACCCAACACCCAACACCCATCCCCCAACCCCCAGCGCGATGCCCAACACCCAACTCCAAcacccaaaacccaacccaacccccagCACCCAACCCCGATGTCCCAGCGCCAACCAACTCCAACACTCAACTCCAACTGCCCAGCCCTGGTGACCCCTCAACTCTTACccaacacccaacccaacacccaaccccaacacccaacccaacacccaACCCAACCACCAGCACCCACCCCTGATGTCCCAGCGCCAACCAGCCCCAACGCTCAGCCCCAGCCACCCAACCCAGGTGACCCCTCAACTCCAACCCAACTCAACGCCCAGGCCCCAGCCCATCACCCAACACCCAACCCCAACACCCAACACGATGCCCAACCCAACACCCAGCACCCAACCCCGATGTCCCAGCACCAACCAGCCCCAACACTTGACTCCAACCGCCCAGCCCTGGTGACCCCTCAACTCTTACCCAACCccaacacccaacccaacaccTAACGCAATGCCCAACCCCCAACCCAACCCCCAACCCCAACAGCCAACACCCAACCTAGCACCCAGCCCCCCAACACCTGACCCCAACCTCCCAGCCCCACCCAGCTCCAACACCCAGTCCTGACCTGCCAGCCCCACCCAGACCCCCAACCCCCTCATCACCCACCATCTCCCCCACCCCATCCATCTCCACCCGCCACCCATTGAGCGCCCATCATCACCCATCCAATGCCCAGCCCCAACACATCAACCCCATGTGCCCCCACCCCACAGTTCTCCCcctgaccccccaccccacccccttaCCCCACGTGGTGGGTGCCCTCGGGCTGCCCGAACTCGCTCCCCGGGGCCAGCACCACCCCtgtggcctccagcagctcccGGCAGAAGAAGACATCGGGCTCCAGGCCCAGtgcctggggatggggtgggatggcagGGTCACCCTGTGCAGggtgtcccatgtccccaggaTGTCCCACGTCCCCAGGGTGTCCCATGTCTCCAAGggtgtcccatgtccccaggaTGTCCCACACCACAGGGCTCCCCACACTCCCACAAGCTACCCCATGTCCCCGTGGTGTCCCATGTCCCTAAGATGTCCCACAACCTCAAGGTGCCGCATGTCCTCAAGGTGTCCCATGTCTCCAAGGGTGTCTCACATCCCCAGggtgtcccatgtccccagggtgtcccatGTCTCCAAGGGTGTCTCACATCCCCAGggtgtcccatgtccccagggtgtcccatACCCCAAGATGTCCCACATCCTCAAGGTGTCCCGTGTCCTCAAGGTGTCCCACATCGCCAAGATGCCCCACATCCCCAGGGTATCCCAAGTTCCCAGGGTGTCCCATGTCCCCAAGATaccccatgtccccagggtgTTCCACGTCCCCAAGGTGTCccatgtccccaaggtgtcccatgtccccaaggtaccccatgtccccagggtgttccacgtccccatggtgtcccaTGTTCCCAGGGTGTCTAATGTCCCTAGGGTGTCCCACATCCCCAGGGTGTCCCacgtccccagggtgtcccctgTCTCCAGGGTATCCCACAGCACAGGGCTCCCCACACTCCTACAAGATGCCTCACGTCCTCAGGGTGTCCCATGTCTCCAAGGGTGTCCCACATCCCCAGGTTGTCCCATGTCCCCAAGATATCCCATGTTCCCAGGGTGTTCCACATCCTCAAGGGGTCCCATGTTCCCAGGGTGTCCAAAGTTCCCAGGGTGTCCAATGTTCCCAGGCTGTCTCACATCCCCACGGTGTGCCACGTCCCCAAGATGTCCCATGTTCCCAAGGTGTCACATGTCCCCAGAGTGTGTGTCCCATGTCTCCAAGggtgtcccatgtccccaggaTATCCCACAGCACAGGGCTCCCCACACTCCCACAAGATGCCCTATGTCCCTAGGGTGTCCCATGTCTCCAAGGGTGTCCCACATCCCCAGGTCGTCTCATGTCCCCAAGATACCCCATGTCCCCAGAGTGTCCCATGTCTCCAAGGGTGTCCCATGTCCCTGGGGTGCTCTGCACTCCCATGGTGGCCCACCTCCCATGGTGTCCAATGTCCCGAGGACTCCCCATACCCCAGGGCTCCCCACAGTCCCACAAGATGCCCCACGTCTCTGGGATGGCTCTTGTCCCCATGGAGCTCCGTGCCCTGGCATCTCCCGTGTTCTGGCATGTCCCATGTCTCCAGGACACCCCAAGTCTCTGGGTGTCCTGCGCACTCATGATGGCCCATCTCCCATGGTGGCCCATGTCACCAGACACCCCATACATCACCGTTCCCCACATTCCCAGGGTGCCCCATGTCCTCAGCGCGTCCCATGCCCCTGGGGTGCCCTGCACTCCCATGGTGCTCCATCTCCCCAGGACACCCCATACCTCAGGGTTCCCCATGCTCCCAGGGCACCCCATCTCTCCAGGACACCCAACATCCTAGGGCTCTCCACACTCCTACAATATGCCCCACGTCTCTGGGATGGCTCTTGTCCCCAGGACACCCCATGTCCCTGGGTGCCCTGCACTTCCATGGTGGCCCATCTGCCATGGTGGCCCGTCTCCCATGGTGGCCCAGATCCCGTGGTGGCCCGTGTCCCCAGGACAACCCGTACATCAGGGTTCCCCACAACCCCAGGATACCCCACGTGCCCCGGATGCCCCACACCCCTGAggtccccccctgtccccccttcCTGTCCCCAGGCACTCACCTGGGCGTGGCACTGGGCACGGGGCGGGATCTCGATGCGGAGGAAGGCGCGGGTCCCCCCCTGCGGGGGATGGCAGCCGATGCCGGGGGTCTGGCCCAGCATCTCCTGCACCAGGTGGGCGTTGTGAGCCAGGTCACGGCACAGAGCCTGCTGgtgctgggatgggatggggatggggacggggtgggatgggatgggatgggatgggatgggatggggatggagatggggatggagatggggatggagatggggatggagatggagatggggatggggatggggatggggatggggatggagatgggatggggtgggatgggatgcgatgggatgggatgggatgggatgggatgggatgggatgggatggggatggagatgggatggggatggagatggagatggagatggagatggggatggggatgggatggggatgggaatgggaatgggaatggggatgggattgggatggggatggagatggggatggagatggggatggggatggggatgggatgggacgggatgcgatgggatgggatgggatgggatgggatgggatgggatgggatgggatgggttggcatgggatgggatggggatggagatgggatggggatggagatggagatggagatgggatggggatgggatggggatgggaatgggaatgggaatgggaatgggaatggggatgggaatgggaatggggatgggaatgggaatgggaatggggatggagatggagatggggatggggaaggggatggggatggggaaggggatgggatgcgatgggatggggatggggatgggatgggatggggatgggatgggatgggatgggaaggggtggggatggagacagagACATACATGGTGCTGGGCCACGCAGCAGCCACCTCTCCTTCAGCAGGAGCGTGGGCCATCaccccctgccagcagctgcaccCTGGTGTCCCGGCGGCGGAAGGGGACCCGGCATCACCCACCTCCTCGAAGGCGGGGTAGGAGGGCTCACTGGGCAGCAGGGGCTCCATGGCCGTCTCCAGCATCACCTGCCCCAGGATGGGGGGATACACCGACAGCCCCCACGTGTAGAAGCACTTCAGGACGCTCGGGTCGATGTTCACCAGCTCGAAGAAACCCGCTCGGAAACCACccctgggggagcaggggggtggaggggggctgagaaagggggttttggggggggggtcagtGGTCGGTACTCACCCCCCGAGCCCCTTGGAGAGGGAGTAGAAGGCAACGAGCTGGACGGTGGAGCGGAGCGGGGCGCCCATCTCCCACAGCACCCGCTTGAAGGAGAGGAAGGGTCGGCCGGGGAGGAAGGCTCGGTCCTGCTGCACCTGCGGCacccagggcatggtggggggGAGCCAGGGTGGGGGCAcggccacccccagccccgaccccccACCCACCTCGTCCACCAGCAGCAGGAGGTTTTCCTCGGCCGCCAGCCGGATGATGTCCTCCATGTTCTGCCGGCTCAGAACGTGCCCTGCCGAGGGGGGAGAACCCCACTTGTGAACCCCCCCTTTCCACcaagatggggaaactgaggcacggcactGCCGTTCTCCACCATAACTCACCGGTGGGGTCGCCGGGGTTGACGACGCAGAGCACCTTGGGGTGGCACCTCGCCCTCGCCCGCCCCAGCGCCCGCCGCACCACCTCGATGGCCACGGCCCAGCCTCGCTCCTCGGCCAGGGGATATGGCACGGCCacggcccccgccagccccggcgctgcccggtgGAGCCGGGGACCCGGCACCGGCACCAGCACGCCCGTCGGCATCGCCGCCGTCTCATCCACCAACAAGAAGAGGATGTCCTGCCGGGAAGAAGCCACCGTGGGCTTGGTGGGGGTCTTCGGCGTTCCAAGGCCGCGGAGATGCCACCGCGTCACGCTCACCACCATGGCGGCCGCGGTGCCGGCGCAGGGGACGACGCGGCGGGGGTCGCTGGGGACGCCGCCGTCCCTTCGCTCCAGGTAACGGGCCACCTTCTCGGCCACCGTGTCGGTGACGTACTCCAGGTTGTACGCTCCTGGGGATGGATCCGGCGTCACCGAATCCGGTGTCACCCTCTGTGCCCGGCTCCCCATCGGTGGGGCCGGTTTCGCCCCACGGCGTGGCCGTCCCCGCCGTACCTGCGCTGCCGCCCTGCAGGTGCCGCAGGATCCGGCCGGCGCGATGCTTGGCGTCCGCCGGCACGTGCTCGGCACCCAGCAGCTCGGGGTACGCGCAGATGGCGGCCACCTACGGGGATCCGGCCACCATGGTCACAGAACCCTCCCCCCCAACATTTTGGGGTACCCCCAGCGTCAGGATTGGACCCCCCCATCCCAATCCCTGCAGTGCTGAGGGTCACAGATCCAGCTGTGCCCCACATCTGGTTTGGGGGGTTGATGCTCAATGGCCCAGTGCAgttgtggggtggggagggggggggtgtctggcTGTGGGGTgccccccccgttcccccccaaagccccccgtTACCTGCCGAAGGAAGGTGAGAGGCTGGCGGCCGGCGTCCCCCGCGTCCCCCAAATGGCAGCAGGTGACCTCGCTGAAGGGCTTGTCCACACCCTCGGGGACAGGAGGTGGCTCAGCGGGGGGCACTGTCCtct
This region includes:
- the LOC142360789 gene encoding alanine aminotransferase 2-like, yielding MAAVGTSRGTGVPPASANPSSWHEAPSPLQALLERAAAIEEELAQAVSPGIWGRGGGQRTVPPAEPPPVPEGVDKPFSEVTCCHLGDAGDAGRQPLTFLRQVAAICAYPELLGAEHVPADAKHRAGRILRHLQGGSAGAYNLEYVTDTVAEKVARYLERRDGGVPSDPRRVVPCAGTAAAMVDILFLLVDETAAMPTGVLVPVPGPRLHRAAPGLAGAVAVPYPLAEERGWAVAIEVVRRALGRARARCHPKVLCVVNPGDPTGHVLSRQNMEDIIRLAAEENLLLLVDEVQQDRAFLPGRPFLSFKRVLWEMGAPLRSTVQLVAFYSLSKGLGGGGFRAGFFELVNIDPSVLKCFYTWGLSVYPPILGQVMLETAMEPLLPSEPSYPAFEEHQQALCRDLAHNAHLVQEMLGQTPGIGCHPPQGGTRAFLRIEIPPRAQCHAQAVPAAAGRDAAAGAACPRPLPRRLPAPLLLTRGHPVEGTRRLKAPRG